In Thermotoga sp., the genomic stretch GGAATTCATGAAGGACAAAGAAGGAATTCTCCTTTTCGAATCCACATCCAATCAGGTGAATCAAGAAGGCGGTTACACTGGTCTAAAGCCGGCTGATTTTGTGAGGAAGTTGAAAGATCTCGCATCCGAGATTGGAATAAATTGGAACAGGATCGTCCTTGGAGGAGACCATCTTGGTCCCCTTCCTTGGAGAAACCTTGCCCCCGAAATAGCTATGGAAAATGGGAAAAAGATGGTACAGTCTTACATAAGAGCTGGTTATAGGAAAATACATCTTGATACGAGTTTTCCTTTGGGAAATGAAGAAAACTTTTCAACTGAGATCGCTGCAATGCGACAAGCTCAGCTTTGCCAGGCGGCAGAAAAAGCGTGGAGAGAAGTTGGTGGAGAGCCTCCTGTTTATATCTTAGGAACTGAGGTTCCTCCCGCAGGAGGGGTTGTTAGTGGAAAGGAATATATAAC encodes the following:
- a CDS encoding class II D-tagatose-bisphosphate aldolase, non-catalytic subunit, coding for MTFLDFIKNAKSVGKGIFSVCTSNFDVIRIVMEFMKDKEGILLFESTSNQVNQEGGYTGLKPADFVRKLKDLASEIGINWNRIVLGGDHLGPLPWRNLAPEIAMENGKKMVQSYIRAGYRKIHLDTSFPLGNEENFSTEIAAMRQAQLCQAAEKAWREVGGEPPVYILGTEVPPAGGVVSGKEYIT